A single Roseinatronobacter monicus DNA region contains:
- a CDS encoding PQQ-dependent sugar dehydrogenase, whose amino-acid sequence MTRFVTRFQAGAVLASAVAAVSATAALSDSHAPELSYTTVLSGLADPWDMAFLPDGTMFFTQKCDGLSVKLPDGEVNHLLGMVDSEGYDSMADDLFCEGQAGMMGVAVDPEFDDNRLLYVYSTSSMTEPGTNRLMRFTVSDDLTGVADRTDLIDNVPYKPEESDQPFGGPGAHNGGRLRFGPDGYLYLTTGDIHGAEVPQSPTLLGGKVLRIDRDGNAAEGNTPPEGFDPRIFTYGHRNVQGIAFHPETEQPIAAEHGPWHSDEITALVPGGNGGWDPRPNMAGRGDCPDGYCGYEPGQMDAMDPEERAAYMPMTDFETYPDAMPPAWDNYGLSQGMTANEFLTGEHWGEWEGRMVVGFMGIGFGDTPVGQRIDVIDIAEDGLSVNDVSEIDLPMERGRFRALEQGPDGALYAAIDEGEIYRIVPE is encoded by the coding sequence ATGACACGTTTTGTGACAAGATTTCAAGCTGGTGCGGTGCTGGCGTCTGCCGTTGCTGCCGTAAGCGCGACAGCCGCACTTTCGGACAGCCACGCACCAGAACTGAGTTATACCACAGTGCTGTCTGGGCTGGCAGATCCGTGGGATATGGCCTTTTTGCCTGATGGGACCATGTTTTTCACCCAGAAATGCGACGGCCTGTCAGTCAAGCTGCCAGATGGTGAGGTGAATCACCTTCTGGGTATGGTCGATTCCGAAGGGTATGACAGCATGGCCGATGACCTGTTCTGCGAAGGGCAAGCCGGGATGATGGGTGTCGCTGTCGACCCGGAATTTGACGACAACCGCTTGCTATATGTCTACTCCACATCCAGCATGACCGAACCCGGCACCAACCGCCTGATGCGCTTCACGGTCAGCGACGATTTGACCGGTGTGGCGGACCGCACTGACCTGATCGACAACGTGCCCTACAAGCCCGAGGAGAGTGACCAACCCTTTGGCGGTCCCGGCGCGCATAATGGGGGGCGCCTTCGCTTTGGTCCTGACGGGTATCTTTACCTGACAACGGGCGACATTCACGGGGCCGAAGTGCCACAAAGCCCGACATTACTGGGTGGCAAAGTGCTGCGGATTGACCGTGATGGCAACGCAGCCGAGGGCAACACCCCCCCTGAGGGTTTTGATCCGCGCATCTTTACCTATGGCCATCGGAATGTGCAGGGCATCGCTTTCCACCCGGAAACGGAGCAGCCCATCGCAGCGGAGCATGGACCGTGGCACTCTGATGAAATCACCGCACTGGTGCCCGGCGGCAATGGCGGGTGGGACCCGCGCCCCAATATGGCCGGGCGCGGTGATTGCCCCGACGGCTATTGCGGCTACGAGCCCGGCCAGATGGATGCAATGGACCCCGAAGAGCGCGCGGCCTATATGCCGATGACCGATTTCGAGACATATCCAGACGCCATGCCGCCCGCTTGGGACAATTATGGTCTGTCGCAGGGCATGACCGCCAATGAGTTCCTGACAGGCGAGCATTGGGGCGAATGGGAAGGCCGTATGGTTGTCGGTTTCATGGGCATCGGGTTCGGGGATACCCCGGTCGGGCAGCGGATCGACGTGATCGACATTGCCGAGGATGGTTTGTCGGTCAATGACGTCAGCGAGATAGACCTGCCGATGGAGCGGGGACGTTTCCGCGCGCTAGAGCAGGGGCCGGATGGTGCCCTTTACGCCGCTATCGATGAAGGTGAGATTTACCGCATCGTTCCTGAGTGA
- a CDS encoding Crp/Fnr family transcriptional regulator, whose protein sequence is MHPCETCALRKKELFSPFSESDLKFMKEFRTGDVTLQAGEILHNEGDENAFFYTAKEGQGAHFKHLANGDRQLVNFIFPGDVVGLQALLSGAAATTAIAASPMLLCRFHKHKLAALFRDNPERAYALTWISAVEQHFLGETIATLGQRSAAQRMAWALLKIHTRLSAVGLAPNGVAAFPFKQRDLADALGLSLVHTNKTLAKLRPYVTWDHGELHVFDKNVLADIALTDHEAPQRRPLL, encoded by the coding sequence ATGCACCCTTGTGAAACCTGCGCGTTGCGCAAAAAAGAGCTGTTTAGCCCCTTCAGCGAATCCGACCTGAAGTTCATGAAGGAATTTCGGACGGGCGATGTAACCCTACAGGCAGGCGAAATACTGCACAATGAGGGTGACGAGAACGCTTTTTTCTATACCGCAAAAGAAGGTCAGGGCGCACATTTCAAGCATTTGGCCAATGGCGACCGGCAGCTTGTCAATTTCATCTTTCCCGGTGATGTGGTCGGGCTGCAAGCGCTGTTATCCGGTGCCGCAGCGACCACAGCAATCGCTGCCAGCCCGATGCTGCTCTGTCGGTTCCACAAACACAAACTCGCGGCTTTGTTCCGCGACAACCCTGAACGGGCTTATGCGCTGACATGGATCTCGGCGGTCGAGCAACATTTTCTTGGCGAAACCATCGCAACGCTGGGCCAGCGCAGTGCCGCGCAGCGGATGGCATGGGCTTTGTTGAAAATTCATACGCGCTTGTCGGCTGTCGGTTTGGCGCCAAACGGGGTGGCGGCTTTTCCGTTCAAGCAACGCGATCTGGCTGATGCTTTGGGACTGTCACTCGTTCATACGAACAAAACACTGGCCAAATTGCGCCCCTATGTCACGTGGGACCATGGCGAGCTGCATGTCTTTGACAAGAACGTTCTTGCCGATATCGCGCTGACCGATCACGAGGCCCCGCAGCGCCGCCCGCTTTTGTGA
- a CDS encoding response regulator, which translates to MTDAPLILCCEDEPQLLCDITDELQAAGYRVAGASNGVELLEQLESCTPDLLLCDIMMPGIDGYGVLARLRRDHPHLAHVPLVFLSALSMTEAVIRGKRAGADDYLTKPINYDLLLSTIEARLRQSTQARANMLCVTGIGQHLFNTLSVGVVAFKPDGTLIKANPSADQLLSDPDKDLCRTLVEPVRRLGARARAGVDESLSLLLEDTTERLAQIHSCPACPQTGTPAMVIVFLTDPASRVPLSAAALDAMFGLTPTEARVVHHLALGARPEDIARKMRVATTTIAFHLRNAFAKTGTHRQAELVALALSLPVRESN; encoded by the coding sequence ATGACGGATGCCCCCCTGATCCTGTGTTGCGAAGACGAACCGCAGCTTCTGTGCGACATTACAGATGAGTTGCAAGCGGCTGGATACCGGGTGGCGGGGGCATCCAATGGCGTAGAATTGCTGGAGCAGTTGGAAAGTTGCACGCCGGATCTGCTGTTGTGCGACATTATGATGCCGGGGATCGATGGCTATGGGGTGCTGGCGCGGCTGCGCCGTGATCACCCCCATCTGGCACATGTTCCGCTGGTGTTTCTCTCGGCGCTCTCAATGACCGAGGCGGTTATTCGCGGCAAGCGCGCTGGCGCAGACGACTATCTGACAAAGCCGATAAATTATGATTTGCTGCTGTCCACAATCGAGGCACGCTTGCGCCAAAGCACGCAGGCCCGCGCGAATATGCTGTGCGTCACCGGGATTGGCCAGCATCTGTTCAATACACTGTCCGTGGGTGTGGTGGCCTTCAAGCCCGATGGAACGCTGATCAAGGCCAACCCGTCTGCGGATCAACTGTTGTCCGATCCCGACAAAGACCTGTGCCGCACGCTGGTCGAGCCTGTCCGACGGCTGGGCGCACGGGCGCGCGCGGGGGTCGACGAAAGCCTGTCCTTGCTGCTGGAAGACACGACAGAGCGTCTTGCCCAGATACATTCCTGCCCTGCTTGCCCGCAGACTGGCACGCCTGCAATGGTCATTGTATTTCTGACTGACCCCGCATCGCGGGTGCCCCTGTCGGCGGCTGCACTGGATGCGATGTTCGGACTAACCCCGACCGAGGCGCGCGTGGTGCATCATCTGGCGCTTGGCGCGCGCCCCGAGGATATTGCACGCAAGATGCGCGTTGCGACAACAACCATCGCCTTTCATCTGCGCAATGCGTTTGCCAAGACCGGCACCCATCGGCAGGCAGAACTTGTCGCCTTGGCCCTGTCGCTGCCGGTTCGGGAAAGCAACTGA
- a CDS encoding sensor histidine kinase: MTQHSAPSQQSTWALYAPFVPVLLVFLGSLVFALAKSSALERDMRIAVTQNMLWVVSQTQMELMALTLATSPSDRDAGRIAQRFDLTLSRLNLLQQGPQARYLEDLGHLETVQGMTAALLALDPQENGNRPELYADLFSLSESLHPEVNRIANDVMTTDWDKAAARLDAYRATQRLIILAVAFAFLVALAISWIMLRNQRKLHLTELRHLRASSLLEQERDISSMYRDFAALVSHQLRTPLSLIDSAMHRLARKGDDVTAKDVTERRVIIGDAIGRLTRLVDTVLLLAKLDNDQLEARFSPIAMNAVAQGIVDEAQARHPQRVLRLSSTDGPLMARGDLHLAGHIIDNLVSNAIRYSDADKPVELHVFAQGFEVACAVTDLGQGVAPCDQPHLFNRYYRGHAQKAGDGTGLGLALAQELARFQDGRISFETWPGKGSVFTLWLPVARQAEQVAS, from the coding sequence ATGACACAGCACAGCGCACCCTCCCAACAAAGCACATGGGCGCTGTATGCGCCCTTTGTTCCTGTGCTGCTGGTGTTTCTGGGGTCGCTGGTTTTCGCTTTGGCAAAATCCTCTGCGCTTGAACGGGATATGCGGATTGCGGTGACACAAAACATGCTTTGGGTCGTCAGCCAGACCCAGATGGAACTGATGGCCCTGACCCTTGCCACATCCCCCTCAGACCGTGACGCGGGCAGGATCGCGCAGCGCTTTGATCTGACCTTGTCGCGCCTGAATCTGCTGCAACAAGGACCGCAAGCGCGCTATCTGGAAGATTTGGGCCATCTGGAAACGGTGCAGGGCATGACCGCCGCGCTGCTGGCGCTGGACCCGCAGGAAAATGGCAACCGGCCCGAACTTTACGCTGATTTGTTTAGCCTGAGTGAAAGCTTGCATCCGGAAGTGAACCGTATCGCCAATGACGTCATGACAACCGATTGGGACAAGGCGGCGGCGCGTCTGGATGCTTATCGTGCCACGCAGCGGTTGATCATTCTTGCTGTGGCCTTTGCCTTTCTGGTGGCCTTGGCCATCTCTTGGATCATGCTGCGCAACCAACGCAAGTTGCACCTGACCGAGCTGCGACATTTGCGGGCGTCCAGTTTGCTGGAGCAGGAACGCGACATATCCTCGATGTACAGGGATTTTGCGGCCCTTGTGTCGCATCAGTTGCGCACCCCGCTCAGCCTGATCGACAGCGCGATGCACCGGCTGGCCCGCAAGGGGGATGACGTCACCGCCAAGGATGTCACGGAACGGCGGGTGATCATCGGTGATGCCATCGGTCGGCTGACCCGGTTGGTCGATACTGTCTTGCTGCTGGCCAAACTGGACAATGACCAGCTAGAGGCGCGGTTCTCACCCATAGCGATGAACGCGGTTGCGCAGGGCATCGTGGACGAGGCGCAAGCCCGCCATCCGCAGCGCGTTTTGCGCCTGTCCTCCACCGATGGCCCGCTGATGGCGCGGGGTGATCTGCATCTTGCGGGGCATATCATCGACAATCTGGTGTCGAATGCGATCAGATACAGCGATGCTGACAAACCGGTAGAGCTGCATGTCTTTGCGCAAGGGTTTGAAGTGGCATGTGCGGTCACCGATCTGGGGCAGGGGGTCGCGCCCTGCGATCAGCCGCATCTGTTCAACCGCTATTACCGTGGACATGCGCAAAAGGCGGGCGATGGCACGGGGTTGGGATTGGCGCTTGCGCAGGAATTGGCACGGTTTCAGGACGGGCGCATCAGCTTTGAAACATGGCCGGGCAAGGGCTCGGTCTTTACGCTCTGGCTGCCTGTCGCCAGACAGGCAGAGCAGGTCGCATCATGA
- a CDS encoding molybdopterin-dependent oxidoreductase: protein MPTLRSGVFCLALLSAPIAIAADQPILTLTGAVQDAPLTLSRDDLLELPQHDLVTSTTVTDGTPHFEGFLIRDLLAAHQAEGEVVVARALNDYQMEIPLSDFEEFDVIGALSMDGAPLSPRDKGPIWIVYPRDDHRELQDIRYDTRWVWQLVSLHVQ, encoded by the coding sequence ATGCCCACGCTACGATCAGGTGTTTTCTGTCTGGCGCTCTTGTCCGCCCCGATAGCCATTGCCGCCGACCAGCCGATCCTGACCCTGACAGGGGCGGTACAAGATGCACCACTGACCCTGTCACGCGATGATCTGCTGGAATTGCCGCAGCATGACCTTGTGACCTCGACCACGGTTACCGACGGGACACCGCATTTCGAGGGGTTTTTGATCCGTGACCTGCTGGCCGCCCATCAGGCCGAGGGAGAGGTTGTGGTTGCGCGCGCGCTGAATGACTACCAGATGGAAATTCCGCTGTCCGATTTCGAGGAATTTGACGTTATCGGTGCCTTGTCGATGGATGGCGCACCCCTCAGCCCGCGCGACAAGGGGCCGATCTGGATCGTCTACCCGCGCGACGATCACCGCGAGTTGCAAGATATCCGGTATGATACACGGTGGGTCTGGCAACTTGTGTCGCTGCATGTGCAATGA
- a CDS encoding OmpA family protein, translating into MSRTLVNFMMGLWLIFSVGAVSQPASAQPAIEDATPHPMVPLPADGYITLDEFTDFAVMEFPASPGDRRSGFDETVEVEGAYRKMEYAVEGLELSLIRLYRGYLQHFESGGFEVIFSGIGEELSGRDGYSFITYESGFLSRTPSTASGTVAYILARSPDEQTVLALSFYARQNARRMLINAIEIEDMAPLDLFAPEPEPEPEPEAETQPDVALIQQDIEELASGLVADGRVIVKAILFEFDRADILPESAEALATVAELLRGRADLKLLVVGHTDGVGSFDYNLRLSVDRAQAVVAWLRDRHSIEGSRLRAAGAGPMSPVTTNRTEAGRAENRRVELVEVID; encoded by the coding sequence ATGTCCAGGACTCTGGTCAATTTTATGATGGGCCTTTGGCTGATATTCTCGGTCGGGGCGGTATCGCAACCCGCTTCGGCGCAACCGGCAATCGAGGATGCCACACCGCACCCGATGGTGCCGCTGCCCGCTGATGGGTACATCACGCTGGATGAGTTTACGGATTTTGCAGTGATGGAATTTCCGGCCAGCCCCGGTGACAGGCGCAGCGGGTTTGACGAGACGGTGGAAGTCGAGGGTGCCTATCGCAAAATGGAATACGCGGTCGAGGGGCTGGAGCTGTCGCTGATCCGCTTGTACCGGGGGTATTTGCAGCATTTTGAAAGCGGCGGGTTCGAGGTCATTTTCTCCGGCATTGGGGAAGAGTTGAGCGGGCGCGATGGATATAGTTTCATCACCTATGAAAGCGGCTTCTTGTCGCGCACGCCCAGCACGGCCTCTGGCACCGTGGCTTATATTCTGGCACGCAGCCCGGATGAGCAGACCGTCCTCGCATTGTCATTCTACGCGCGCCAGAATGCACGCCGTATGCTGATAAATGCCATCGAGATAGAGGATATGGCCCCGCTGGACCTGTTTGCGCCAGAGCCAGAACCAGAGCCGGAACCCGAAGCCGAGACACAGCCTGATGTCGCGTTGATCCAGCAAGATATCGAAGAGTTGGCCTCGGGGCTGGTTGCGGATGGGCGTGTGATCGTCAAAGCGATCCTGTTTGAATTTGACCGCGCCGATATCCTGCCCGAATCTGCCGAAGCGTTGGCCACTGTGGCCGAATTGCTGCGCGGCCGCGCGGATCTCAAGCTGTTGGTCGTCGGTCATACCGATGGGGTGGGCAGTTTCGATTATAACCTGCGGCTGTCGGTCGACCGTGCCCAAGCTGTCGTCGCATGGTTGCGGGACCGCCACAGCATCGAGGGAAGCCGCCTGCGCGCGGCTGGCGCTGGCCCAATGTCCCCCGTCACAACCAACCGCACAGAGGCAGGACGTGCCGAGAACCGGCGTGTCGAACTGGTGGAAGTGATCGACTGA
- the uvrB gene encoding excinuclease ABC subunit UvrB — protein MPHNNLNLPAQRPDVLTRPKLEGGRKFRMASPFQPAGDQPTAIAELVEGVRAGEQNQVLLGATGTGKTYTMAKIIEETQRPAIILAPNKTLAAQLYGEFKGFFPDNAVEYFVSYYDYYQPEAYVARSDTYIEKESQINEQIDRMRHSATRALLERDDVIIVASVSCIYGIGSVETYSAMTQDFKKGESYNQRQVMAELVAQQYRRNDAAFQRGSFRVRGDVIELWPAHLDDRAWKLSFFGEELEAITEFDPLTGAKTDSFEQIRLYANSHYVTPRPTMQQAVKGIKWELQTRLDQLIAENKLLEAQRLEQRTKFDLEMLEATGVCNGIENYSRYLTGRAPGEPPPTLFEFIPDNAIVFADESHVSVPQIGGMYKGDFRRKMTLAEHGFRLPSCMDNRPLKFEEWDAMRPQSVFVSATPSAWELEQSGGVFTEQVIRPTGLIDPEVEIRPVQMQVDDLLDEIRKVAARDLRVLCTVLTKRMAEDLTEYLHEQGIRVRYMHSDIDTIERIEILRDLRLGAFDVLIGINLLREGLDIPECGLVAILDADKEGFLRSETSLIQTIGRAARNSDGRVIMYADRITGSMERALNETNRRREKQVAYNLEHGITPQTIRKNVEDVMAGMWQGDTDMARVTAQIDKVKPGANLQAHLEGLRTDMRKAAENLEFEEAARLRDEVKRLEAVELAIADDPLARQSAVEEAVDHAVKPRSTAGRPGQRGGVKRRSKR, from the coding sequence ATGCCCCACAACAATCTGAACCTGCCTGCCCAACGCCCCGATGTTCTGACCCGCCCCAAGCTGGAAGGCGGCAGGAAATTTCGCATGGCCAGCCCGTTCCAGCCCGCAGGCGACCAGCCCACCGCCATTGCGGAACTGGTCGAAGGCGTGCGCGCGGGCGAGCAGAATCAAGTGCTTCTGGGGGCCACAGGCACTGGCAAGACCTACACCATGGCCAAGATCATCGAGGAAACCCAGCGCCCTGCGATCATCCTTGCACCCAACAAGACGCTGGCGGCGCAGCTTTACGGCGAATTCAAGGGCTTCTTTCCCGACAATGCGGTCGAATATTTCGTCAGCTACTATGACTACTACCAGCCCGAAGCCTATGTCGCCCGTTCCGATACCTACATCGAGAAGGAATCCCAGATCAACGAACAGATCGACCGGATGCGTCACTCGGCCACGCGCGCACTTCTGGAGCGCGACGATGTGATCATCGTGGCCTCTGTCTCGTGCATCTACGGCATCGGCTCGGTCGAGACTTACTCGGCCATGACACAGGATTTCAAGAAGGGCGAAAGCTATAACCAGCGGCAGGTTATGGCGGAGCTGGTGGCCCAGCAATATCGCCGAAATGACGCGGCCTTTCAACGCGGGTCATTCCGCGTGCGCGGAGATGTGATCGAGCTGTGGCCCGCCCACCTTGACGACCGCGCATGGAAATTATCGTTTTTCGGCGAGGAACTGGAGGCGATAACCGAGTTTGACCCCCTCACAGGTGCGAAAACTGACAGTTTTGAGCAGATCAGGCTCTATGCCAACAGCCACTATGTCACGCCGCGCCCGACCATGCAGCAGGCGGTCAAGGGCATCAAATGGGAATTGCAGACACGGCTGGACCAGTTGATCGCCGAGAATAAATTGCTCGAAGCGCAACGACTGGAACAGCGCACGAAGTTTGATCTGGAAATGCTGGAAGCAACTGGCGTGTGCAACGGGATCGAGAATTATTCCCGCTATCTGACAGGCCGCGCACCGGGCGAGCCGCCGCCCACTTTGTTCGAATTCATCCCCGACAACGCGATTGTCTTTGCTGACGAGAGCCATGTGTCGGTGCCCCAGATTGGCGGCATGTATAAGGGCGACTTTCGGCGCAAGATGACGCTGGCCGAACACGGCTTCCGGTTGCCAAGCTGCATGGACAATCGCCCCCTGAAATTTGAGGAATGGGACGCGATGCGCCCACAATCCGTGTTCGTATCGGCCACCCCTTCGGCATGGGAGTTGGAACAATCGGGGGGTGTTTTCACCGAACAGGTCATCCGCCCCACCGGCCTGATCGACCCCGAGGTGGAAATCCGCCCTGTCCAGATGCAGGTCGATGATCTGTTAGATGAAATTCGCAAGGTGGCGGCGCGCGATCTGCGTGTGCTGTGCACTGTCCTGACCAAACGCATGGCCGAAGACCTGACCGAATACCTGCATGAACAGGGCATTCGCGTGCGCTATATGCACTCTGATATCGACACGATTGAACGTATCGAAATCCTGCGCGACCTGCGGCTGGGCGCGTTTGATGTACTAATCGGCATCAACCTGCTGCGCGAGGGGCTGGATATTCCCGAATGCGGGTTGGTTGCTATTCTGGACGCCGATAAGGAAGGGTTCCTGCGCTCGGAAACGTCGCTGATCCAGACCATCGGGCGTGCCGCGCGCAACTCCGATGGCCGCGTTATCATGTATGCCGACCGCATCACCGGTTCGATGGAGCGCGCGCTGAACGAGACAAACCGTCGCCGCGAAAAGCAGGTCGCCTATAATCTTGAGCATGGGATCACACCCCAGACCATCCGCAAGAATGTTGAAGATGTGATGGCTGGCATGTGGCAGGGCGATACAGACATGGCCCGCGTTACCGCCCAGATTGATAAAGTGAAACCCGGCGCGAACCTGCAAGCACATCTGGAAGGGCTGCGTACGGATATGCGCAAAGCTGCCGAGAACCTTGAATTTGAAGAAGCCGCCCGCTTGCGCGATGAGGTGAAGCGCCTTGAAGCGGTCGAACTGGCCATTGCAGATGACCCGCTGGCGCGGCAATCCGCCGTAGAAGAGGCCGTCGACCACGCCGTCAAGCCGCGCTCGACCGCCGGGCGTCCGGGGCAGCGCGGCGGTGTGAAGCGGCGCAGCAAGCGCTGA
- the deoA gene encoding thymidine phosphorylase, with amino-acid sequence MLYQELIRRKRDGAPLRRDEIAALVQGMTDGSLSDAQLGAFAMAVVLNGMALPERVALTEAMRDSGDVLHWDKGPVLDKHSTGGIGDTVSLMLAPVLAACGAVVPMISGRGLGHTGGTLDKLEAIPGYTTAPDLALLRKVVGDVGCAIIGQTGQLAPADKRFYAVRDVTATVESLDLITASILSKKLAAGLDALVLDVKCGNGAFMADLAQADALAQALVAVSNGAGCRTTALITDMNTPLAPAAGNALEVALALDFLTGSAVPARLWEMTCALGAEGLVLAGLAPDAAHARAMVERALHSGRAAECFGQMVAALGGPRDLLERPASYLASAPVTVEVTAPQDGVIAGHDTRAIGMAVIALGGGRRQPSDRIDPRVGFSDIAPEGARVTRGSAIARVHAADDAAARRAAQAFQAACQIGASAPDRPLILRRVGSHG; translated from the coding sequence ATGCTGTATCAGGAACTCATTCGGCGCAAACGCGATGGCGCCCCCCTTAGGCGCGACGAGATCGCCGCGCTGGTGCAGGGCATGACGGATGGCAGTTTAAGTGATGCGCAACTGGGCGCTTTTGCAATGGCGGTCGTGCTGAATGGCATGGCGTTGCCCGAACGCGTGGCCCTGACCGAAGCCATGCGCGATTCCGGCGATGTGCTGCACTGGGACAAAGGGCCGGTTCTGGACAAGCATTCCACCGGCGGTATCGGCGATACAGTATCGCTGATGCTGGCCCCCGTGCTAGCGGCGTGCGGGGCCGTGGTGCCCATGATTTCGGGCCGGGGCCTTGGGCATACAGGCGGCACGCTGGACAAGCTGGAGGCGATACCGGGCTATACCACCGCGCCGGACTTGGCCCTGCTGCGCAAGGTTGTGGGCGATGTCGGTTGTGCCATTATCGGCCAAACAGGCCAGCTTGCGCCCGCAGACAAGCGGTTCTACGCCGTGCGCGATGTCACGGCGACGGTGGAATCACTCGATCTGATAACCGCCTCGATCCTGTCCAAGAAACTGGCGGCGGGGCTGGATGCGTTGGTTTTGGATGTCAAATGCGGCAATGGCGCGTTTATGGCCGATCTGGCGCAGGCGGACGCGCTGGCGCAGGCACTGGTCGCGGTTTCAAATGGGGCAGGGTGCCGCACAACCGCGCTGATTACCGATATGAACACCCCGCTGGCACCTGCGGCGGGCAACGCGCTGGAAGTGGCGCTCGCGCTGGACTTTCTGACCGGGAGCGCAGTGCCGGCCCGCCTGTGGGAGATGACATGTGCGCTGGGCGCGGAAGGGCTGGTGCTGGCGGGTCTGGCACCGGATGCCGCGCACGCGCGCGCTATGGTCGAGCGGGCCTTGCACTCTGGCCGTGCGGCGGAGTGCTTCGGGCAGATGGTGGCAGCGCTTGGCGGGCCGCGCGATCTGCTGGAGCGTCCCGCCAGCTATCTTGCGTCCGCCCCTGTGACGGTTGAGGTGACCGCCCCCCAAGACGGTGTGATCGCGGGCCATGACACGCGCGCCATCGGGATGGCGGTCATCGCGCTGGGTGGCGGCAGGCGACAGCCGAGCGACAGGATTGACCCGCGCGTGGGCTTCTCGGATATTGCACCCGAAGGCGCGCGCGTCACACGGGGCAGCGCAATTGCGCGCGTCCATGCCGCAGATGACGCCGCAGCCCGGCGCGCTGCTCAGGCATTTCAGGCTGCCTGCCAGATCGGCGCATCTGCCCCGGATCGACCCTTGATCCTGCGCCGCGTTGGCTCACATGGCTAA
- a CDS encoding PaaI family thioesterase: MIDPRIADSFARQSMMTSLQARLIEVGAGRCVIHAPLLAGFQQQHGAAHAGVAFTLGDSAAGYAALSLMPEGQEVMTVEMKINLLSPAMGDMLHAVGEVVRAGRRLTIVRAEVVALTGETRKNVALLQGTMIGV, encoded by the coding sequence ATGATCGACCCGCGCATCGCCGACAGTTTTGCCCGCCAAAGCATGATGACCAGCCTGCAAGCCCGCCTGATAGAGGTGGGTGCGGGGCGGTGTGTCATTCATGCGCCCTTGTTAGCGGGGTTCCAGCAACAGCATGGTGCGGCCCATGCGGGCGTGGCCTTTACACTAGGGGATTCAGCGGCAGGCTACGCAGCCCTGAGCCTGATGCCCGAAGGACAGGAGGTGATGACCGTTGAAATGAAGATCAACCTGCTCTCCCCTGCGATGGGCGACATGTTGCACGCGGTGGGCGAGGTGGTGCGCGCGGGCCGCCGCCTGACCATCGTGCGTGCCGAAGTGGTGGCGCTGACTGGTGAGACGCGCAAGAACGTCGCCTTGCTGCAAGGCACAATGATTGGCGTGTGA
- a CDS encoding DMT family transporter, with product MPTSPTLGNWIGLIALGLIWGASFPGVAIALEGVSPIWVAAGRILIGAVTLSAIAIAMGVRLRMSPAILIYAAGMGVFSNALPFFLLGWSQQHVTSGFAGITMAAIPLFVIGLAHFLISGEGLTRQKAIGFVLGLIGVGVLIGPGAFAASGSEFEAFARLGCLSAALSYAVGAILTRRCPDVHPVGFGVLALWVATAIMLPTALVSDGVPPLPEIRPALALLYLGLLPTGFATLLLVGIIRSAGPSFLSQVNYHVPVWSVLLGVVVLSEELPGRFILALAIIIAGLMVARRKGVQARAAA from the coding sequence ATGCCGACAAGCCCGACATTGGGAAACTGGATAGGACTGATTGCGCTCGGGTTGATCTGGGGCGCATCATTTCCCGGCGTTGCGATTGCGCTGGAAGGGGTCTCGCCTATCTGGGTCGCAGCGGGGCGCATTCTGATTGGGGCGGTGACATTATCTGCCATCGCCATTGCAATGGGCGTCCGGCTGCGCATGTCGCCCGCGATTCTGATCTATGCCGCGGGGATGGGCGTGTTTTCCAACGCATTGCCGTTCTTTCTGTTGGGCTGGTCGCAGCAACATGTCACCTCCGGCTTTGCAGGGATCACCATGGCGGCGATTCCGCTGTTCGTTATCGGACTTGCACATTTCCTGATCTCTGGCGAAGGGCTGACACGGCAAAAGGCAATCGGTTTTGTCTTGGGGCTGATCGGTGTCGGGGTTCTGATCGGTCCGGGGGCTTTTGCGGCCTCTGGTTCAGAGTTCGAGGCATTCGCCCGTCTTGGCTGCCTTTCCGCCGCGCTCAGCTATGCGGTCGGCGCGATCCTGACGCGGCGCTGCCCCGATGTGCATCCGGTCGGGTTTGGCGTGCTCGCACTTTGGGTCGCAACCGCGATCATGCTGCCCACAGCGCTGGTCAGCGACGGCGTGCCGCCCCTGCCAGAAATCCGGCCAGCGCTGGCACTTTTGTATCTTGGGCTGTTGCCCACAGGCTTTGCCACGCTTTTGCTGGTGGGAATTATCCGCAGTGCCGGGCCGAGCTTTCTGTCACAGGTCAATTATCATGTGCCGGTCTGGTCAGTGCTGCTGGGGGTTGTGGTGCTGTCTGAGGAATTGCCGGGCCGGTTCATTCTGGCGCTTGCAATCATCATTGCAGGGCTGATGGTGGCACGGCGCAAAGGGGTTCAAGCGCGCGCCGCTGCCTGA